In one window of Methanoculleus chikugoensis DNA:
- the arcC gene encoding carbamate kinase, with product MPGRAVVIALGGNAILQHRETGTAEEQFANVQKASRQIAAIAGEGYAVAVTHGNGPQVGDILLKNELAKETLPPMPLDVCGAESQGMIGYMLQQSMQEALREAGLDRPVATVLTQTLVDGDDPAFTNPEKPIGPFYTAMQARRLESEKGWRMVRIPGQGSRRVVPSPRPVALVEERAIVCLFSAGTIVIAAGGGGVPVVADGGGTLRGVEAVVDKDLTAALLARLVGAEDLLILTDVERVALNYGRPDQQEIGEMTVREAQRHLAAGQFPPGTMGPKIEAALGFLEAGGKRATIASLEGAFRALSGRAGTRIRP from the coding sequence ATGCCGGGGAGAGCCGTGGTGATCGCGCTCGGCGGCAACGCCATCCTGCAGCACCGGGAGACGGGGACGGCCGAGGAGCAGTTCGCGAACGTGCAAAAGGCGTCGCGGCAGATCGCAGCGATCGCAGGCGAAGGCTATGCGGTTGCCGTCACCCACGGAAACGGGCCGCAGGTGGGGGACATCCTCCTCAAAAACGAGCTCGCGAAGGAGACCCTCCCGCCGATGCCGCTCGACGTCTGCGGGGCGGAGAGCCAGGGGATGATCGGCTACATGCTCCAGCAGTCGATGCAGGAGGCGCTCCGGGAGGCCGGGCTCGACCGCCCGGTCGCGACGGTGCTCACGCAGACCCTGGTCGACGGCGACGATCCGGCATTTACGAACCCCGAGAAACCCATCGGCCCGTTCTACACCGCGATGCAGGCGAGGAGGCTCGAAAGCGAGAAGGGCTGGCGGATGGTCCGGATCCCCGGGCAGGGTTCCCGGCGGGTCGTCCCCTCCCCGCGTCCGGTCGCCCTCGTGGAGGAGCGGGCTATCGTCTGCCTCTTCTCCGCCGGGACGATCGTGATCGCCGCGGGCGGCGGAGGCGTTCCGGTGGTTGCGGACGGTGGAGGCACCCTCCGGGGCGTCGAGGCGGTCGTGGACAAGGACCTCACCGCGGCCCTCCTTGCCCGGCTCGTCGGCGCCGAAGACCTCCTGATCCTGACCGATGTCGAGCGCGTCGCCCTGAACTACGGGCGGCCGGACCAGCAGGAGATCGGGGAGATGACGGTTCGCGAAGCGCAACGTCACCTCGCGGCGGGGCAGTTCCCGCCCGGGACGATGGGGCCGAAGATCGAGGCGGCTCTCGGGTTCCTCGAGGCCGGCGGGAAGCGGGCGACCATCGCGTCGCTGGAGGGTGCCTTCCGGGCGCTTTCCGGGCGGGCGGGAACCCGGATCCGCCCGTGA
- a CDS encoding ATP-binding cassette domain-containing protein, which yields MGGDNIIEVRDLEHAFGDFAAVRGISFTVRRGEIFSFLGPNGAGKSTTINILTTLLPLQKGTVRVAGYDVARESGEVRKAIGIVFQDDVLDRDLTVQETMEFHGRLYSIPREERRRQIGDLLRVVELEFKRDERTKNLSGGMKRRLQIARGLMTRPEVLFLDEPTQGLDPQTRMRIWDYIRQVNGAGTTIFLTTHYMEEADMLSDRISIIDHGRIVVTGTPAELKNALGEDVVYLETDDDRRARDALEGIEEIRSVTDSTRGLSITISADGSHCLPIIVDAVRGAGIGISSVNLKKPTMDDVFVHYTGRELRDTGA from the coding sequence ATGGGAGGGGACAATATCATCGAGGTGCGAGACCTCGAACATGCGTTTGGCGACTTCGCGGCGGTTCGCGGCATCAGTTTCACCGTCAGAAGAGGCGAGATCTTCTCTTTTCTCGGCCCCAACGGCGCGGGGAAGAGCACCACCATCAACATCCTGACGACCCTCCTCCCTCTCCAGAAGGGTACGGTGCGGGTGGCCGGGTACGACGTCGCACGGGAGTCCGGGGAGGTCAGGAAGGCGATCGGCATCGTCTTCCAGGACGACGTGCTCGACCGGGATCTCACTGTTCAGGAGACGATGGAGTTCCACGGCCGGCTCTACAGCATCCCCCGGGAAGAACGGCGGCGGCAGATCGGCGACCTGCTCCGGGTCGTCGAACTTGAGTTCAAACGGGACGAGCGGACAAAGAACCTCTCCGGCGGCATGAAACGGCGGCTCCAGATCGCTCGCGGCCTGATGACCCGGCCCGAGGTGCTCTTCCTGGACGAGCCGACGCAGGGGCTCGATCCCCAGACGCGGATGCGGATCTGGGACTATATCCGGCAGGTGAACGGGGCCGGGACGACGATATTCTTAACGACGCACTACATGGAGGAGGCCGACATGCTCTCCGACCGGATCAGCATCATCGACCACGGCAGGATCGTCGTCACCGGAACCCCGGCCGAACTGAAGAACGCCCTCGGCGAGGATGTCGTCTACCTGGAGACCGACGACGACAGAAGGGCCAGGGATGCCCTCGAGGGGATCGAAGAGATCCGGTCGGTCACGGATTCGACCCGCGGCCTCTCGATCACGATATCGGCCGACGGGAGTCACTGCCTTCCGATAATCGTCGATGCGGTGCGCGGTGCCGGGATTGGGATCTCAAGCGTGAACCTGAAGAAACCGACGATGGACGACGTCTTCGTCCACTATACCGGAAGAGAACTGCGCGACACGGGGGCATGA
- a CDS encoding arginine deiminase family protein: MAAGVRAEWERLRTVAVHRPGIEMFFGLLEPYAALYERAFSRYEARREHDSLQRTLGEEFGVRVLRLKETILDAADRDPAVRRRLVDWAHETVAVRGGRREVAEARRSMEQNADALDSLHFFTLLLLNPIIDVGGRGAGGGVDVRILGQSPLANLYFMRDQQAATARGLVVGRPAKRQRAREPEITRFLWDILGIPIAGTVEEPGTFEGGDFMPMGEFALVGTGDRTNREGVSRFLDLAPGFDEIGIVHQPGHPLIPGDRPDPMVDMHLDTYFNVAGSGVVLGSEFLLRRARLEVCYRSGEGYEPSGETTTLYDYIQSKGFSVIDLSILEQLSYAANVLCVRDGSILAVEGERVMQTVLLNLERKAARDPERYGRLLRHAEEDCRRIMNEGRIFPHKPEFARHGIEVFPLHLENLTGGYGGPHCMTCTLERG, encoded by the coding sequence ATGGCGGCGGGGGTGCGTGCGGAGTGGGAGCGGCTCCGGACGGTGGCCGTCCACCGCCCGGGGATCGAAATGTTCTTCGGGCTGCTTGAGCCGTATGCGGCGCTCTATGAACGGGCGTTCAGCCGCTACGAGGCGCGGCGCGAGCATGACTCCCTCCAGCGTACGCTCGGGGAGGAGTTCGGGGTTCGGGTGCTGCGGCTCAAGGAGACGATTCTCGATGCCGCCGACCGCGATCCGGCGGTGCGGCGGCGGCTCGTTGATTGGGCGCACGAGACCGTCGCCGTCCGGGGCGGCAGGAGGGAGGTGGCGGAAGCCCGGCGAAGCATGGAGCAGAACGCCGATGCCCTGGACTCGCTGCACTTCTTCACCCTCCTGCTCCTGAATCCGATCATCGACGTGGGCGGGAGGGGTGCCGGCGGCGGGGTGGATGTCCGTATCCTCGGGCAGAGCCCGCTTGCAAACCTCTACTTCATGCGCGACCAGCAGGCGGCGACCGCCCGCGGTCTCGTCGTCGGCCGGCCGGCAAAACGGCAGCGGGCAAGGGAGCCCGAGATCACCCGGTTCCTCTGGGATATCCTCGGCATCCCGATCGCCGGGACGGTCGAGGAGCCGGGAACGTTCGAGGGCGGCGACTTCATGCCGATGGGGGAGTTCGCCCTCGTCGGCACCGGGGATAGGACGAACCGCGAGGGAGTATCCCGGTTCCTCGATCTCGCCCCGGGGTTCGACGAGATCGGCATCGTCCACCAGCCGGGCCACCCGCTCATCCCGGGCGACCGGCCCGACCCGATGGTCGACATGCACCTCGACACCTACTTCAACGTCGCGGGAAGCGGTGTGGTGCTCGGCTCGGAGTTCCTCCTCCGGAGGGCGCGCCTCGAGGTCTGTTATCGGTCGGGCGAGGGCTACGAGCCGTCCGGCGAGACGACGACCCTCTACGACTACATCCAGTCGAAGGGGTTCTCCGTGATCGATCTCTCGATCCTGGAACAGCTCTCCTACGCCGCAAACGTCCTCTGCGTCCGGGACGGGAGCATCCTTGCGGTGGAGGGGGAACGGGTGATGCAGACGGTGCTCCTTAACCTGGAGCGGAAGGCCGCCCGCGACCCGGAGCGCTACGGGCGGCTTTTACGCCACGCGGAGGAGGACTGCCGCCGGATAATGAACGAAGGGCGCATCTTCCCGCACAAGCCGGAGTTCGCCCGGCACGGCATCGAGGTTTTCCCGCTGCACCTTGAGAACCTGACGGGGGGCTACGGCGGCCCCCACTGCATGACCTGCACGCTGGAGCGGGGGTGA
- a CDS encoding ATP-binding protein: MEIVIGKDGDRDVAVDAQELVTGRTCIIAQSGAGKSWSIAVICEQLLQARVGFCLIDTEGEYSSLRDRFHLLWIGSGDDCDVDIERANLRELMQNAICSRTAVIFDVSETDMQEKVALLADILYDLESGLKKPFLLIVEEADKFIPQSGDSIKKIEEISRRGRKRGLGMLVATQRPSLVTKNVLSQCNNQIIGKLSIENDLKAVSLFFSSRKEVAELAELEPGEFFVMGGLSREKVRMRFRDRLCEHRGLTPRLVPARPVRPTEPRPAEPARVEPARTEPCGPEDLLREEPAEAPQAAANAVIPVLLREEALDIAKARRKRRFFVLEPEERIVSGERVYRPLHRVDIRYIGGLLRRSTKTASFVIDGFTGCIVEMDRGLKVRPGFSELLGLDEAAVRVVAGLANGGSTLTEIEADTHLPPAAVKKAIKSLTGAKLVTEMKTVGDTTVYVPLLAEDVPALSALRPGSGDLPMEPLRGESLEARATESSLRTILKGLEPTAEIVGFDTIYYPVYLIRFASERGDRSIVLDGCTGKELLFPGS, from the coding sequence ATGGAGATCGTCATCGGGAAGGACGGCGACCGCGACGTCGCCGTCGACGCCCAGGAACTGGTCACGGGAAGAACCTGTATCATCGCGCAGTCCGGTGCCGGGAAGAGCTGGAGCATCGCGGTCATCTGCGAGCAGCTCCTGCAGGCGCGGGTGGGGTTCTGTCTCATCGATACGGAGGGGGAGTACTCCTCGCTCAGGGACCGGTTCCACCTCCTCTGGATCGGTTCCGGCGACGATTGCGACGTGGATATCGAGCGGGCGAACCTCCGGGAACTGATGCAGAACGCGATCTGTTCCCGGACGGCGGTGATCTTCGACGTCTCGGAGACCGATATGCAGGAGAAGGTGGCTCTCCTCGCCGACATCCTCTACGATCTCGAGAGCGGGCTCAAGAAACCCTTCCTGCTGATCGTGGAGGAGGCGGATAAGTTCATCCCCCAGTCCGGCGACTCCATCAAGAAGATCGAGGAGATCTCCCGCCGGGGGCGCAAACGCGGGCTCGGGATGCTGGTCGCGACCCAGCGCCCGTCGCTCGTGACGAAGAACGTCCTCTCGCAGTGCAACAACCAGATCATCGGGAAACTCTCGATAGAGAACGACTTAAAAGCGGTCAGCCTCTTCTTTTCGTCCCGTAAAGAGGTCGCGGAACTCGCGGAACTCGAGCCGGGGGAGTTCTTCGTGATGGGCGGCCTCTCCCGCGAGAAGGTGAGGATGCGGTTTCGCGACCGGCTCTGCGAGCATCGGGGGCTGACACCCCGGCTCGTGCCCGCACGGCCGGTCAGGCCGACCGAGCCCAGACCGGCAGAGCCCGCCCGCGTGGAACCGGCCCGCACCGAACCGTGCGGCCCCGAAGATCTCCTCCGGGAAGAACCGGCAGAAGCACCGCAGGCAGCCGCGAATGCGGTTATCCCGGTGCTGCTCCGCGAGGAGGCGCTCGATATCGCGAAGGCCAGGCGGAAACGCCGGTTCTTTGTTCTCGAACCCGAAGAGCGGATCGTCTCGGGGGAACGGGTCTACCGGCCGCTCCACCGGGTGGATATCCGCTACATCGGCGGGTTGCTCCGGAGATCTACGAAAACAGCGTCGTTCGTCATCGACGGGTTTACCGGCTGCATCGTCGAGATGGATCGCGGCCTGAAAGTCCGGCCGGGGTTCTCGGAGCTCCTGGGGCTCGATGAGGCCGCGGTGAGGGTCGTTGCCGGGCTCGCGAACGGCGGCTCGACCCTGACCGAGATCGAGGCCGACACCCATCTCCCGCCGGCTGCGGTGAAGAAGGCGATAAAGAGCCTTACCGGTGCGAAACTCGTCACGGAGATGAAGACGGTGGGCGACACGACGGTCTACGTCCCCCTGCTCGCGGAAGATGTCCCCGCGCTCTCCGCTCTCCGTCCGGGGTCAGGCGACCTCCCGATGGAGCCCCTCCGCGGGGAGTCTCTCGAGGCGAGGGCCACGGAGTCGTCGCTCCGGACGATCCTCAAAGGGCTCGAGCCGACGGCGGAGATCGTGGGGTTCGATACGATCTACTACCCGGTCTACCTGATCCGGTTCGCCTCGGAGCGGGGAGACCGCTCGATCGTTCTCGACGGCTGCACGGGGAAAGAGCTGCTCTTTCCGGGCTCGTGA
- a CDS encoding ABC transporter permease, whose amino-acid sequence MAWEFLTVYWREMIRFVRFRTQLLSSLLQPALWMAFFGVAMSSNFSRFTSTVPVPAGAVPVDYLTFMAAGVIAMTTLFTSLFGGISLLFDKNWGLMREMLASPMPRTHIMLGVSLSGMTKSFIQVAIIMVFGFLLGVEFFPGYSAARIVLSILGIFAFVAAFSLGFLLFSSAISMRLESPEGLQGIITLLTLPLFFVSNALYPVQAFPPLLQALSIYNPLTHLVNGIRYFALGNDFFAVGARYTSSTVDVLGSFAYLAIFAAVMYLLARRTFEKAVVT is encoded by the coding sequence ATGGCATGGGAGTTCCTTACCGTCTACTGGCGGGAGATGATCCGGTTCGTCAGGTTCAGGACGCAGCTCCTCTCGTCGCTCCTGCAGCCGGCGCTCTGGATGGCGTTCTTCGGCGTCGCGATGTCCTCGAACTTCAGCCGGTTCACCTCGACCGTCCCGGTCCCGGCGGGTGCCGTCCCGGTCGACTACCTCACCTTCATGGCCGCCGGGGTGATCGCGATGACGACCCTCTTCACGAGCCTCTTCGGCGGGATCAGCCTCCTCTTCGATAAGAACTGGGGGCTGATGCGGGAGATGCTTGCAAGCCCCATGCCCCGGACGCATATCATGCTCGGGGTCAGCCTCTCGGGGATGACGAAGTCGTTCATCCAGGTCGCCATCATCATGGTCTTCGGGTTCCTCCTCGGGGTCGAGTTCTTCCCGGGGTATTCGGCTGCCCGGATCGTCCTCTCGATCCTCGGCATATTCGCGTTCGTCGCTGCCTTCTCGCTCGGGTTCCTGCTCTTCTCCTCCGCCATCTCGATGCGCCTCGAAAGCCCGGAAGGGCTGCAGGGGATCATCACCCTTCTCACCCTGCCGCTCTTCTTCGTCTCGAACGCCCTCTACCCGGTCCAGGCGTTCCCACCGCTTTTGCAGGCGCTCTCGATCTACAACCCCCTGACCCACCTGGTCAACGGGATCCGTTACTTCGCCCTCGGAAACGATTTCTTCGCCGTCGGCGCCCGCTACACCTCCAGCACGGTCGACGTCCTCGGGTCGTTCGCGTACCTGGCAATCTTTGCGGCGGTGATGTACCTCCTTGCCCGGCGGACGTTTGAGAAGGCCGTCGTGACGTAA
- a CDS encoding rubredoxin translates to MMDSYRCGLCGYVYNPRAGEPGHGIEPRTEFGDLPENWACSRCGAEKNLFRKA, encoded by the coding sequence ATGATGGATTCATACCGGTGCGGACTCTGCGGCTACGTCTACAACCCCAGGGCCGGCGAGCCCGGCCACGGCATCGAGCCCCGCACGGAGTTTGGAGATCTGCCCGAGAACTGGGCATGCTCCCGGTGCGGTGCGGAGAAGAACCTGTTCCGGAAGGCGTAA
- the tsaA gene encoding tRNA (N6-threonylcarbamoyladenosine(37)-N6)-methyltransferase TrmO — translation MSGAEYPCRAIGIARTPFSDPAATPIQAAFSTARGTVEVYPEFRDGLAALAEFSHIILIYQFHRAAGEELSERALIDGAEPHGIFATRHFNRPNRLGISVVKIVGIDGTTLTVEGADLLDGTPVLDIKPYIPAFDCIPGATSGWVTPQHVGRIRNQSASI, via the coding sequence ATGAGCGGTGCAGAGTACCCCTGCAGGGCCATCGGGATCGCCCGGACACCGTTCTCCGATCCGGCCGCCACCCCGATCCAGGCGGCCTTCTCCACCGCCCGCGGGACGGTGGAGGTCTACCCTGAGTTCCGGGACGGTCTTGCGGCCCTCGCGGAGTTCTCCCACATCATCCTCATCTATCAGTTCCACCGGGCCGCCGGCGAAGAACTCAGCGAGCGAGCGCTCATCGACGGTGCGGAGCCGCACGGCATCTTCGCCACCCGGCACTTCAACCGCCCGAACCGGCTCGGCATATCGGTCGTCAAGATCGTCGGGATCGACGGCACCACGCTCACCGTCGAGGGTGCCGATCTCCTGGACGGGACTCCGGTCCTCGACATCAAGCCCTATATCCCGGCGTTCGACTGCATCCCGGGTGCGACCTCCGGGTGGGTGACGCCTCAACACGTCGGGCGGATCAGAAATCAGAGCGCATCCATCTAG
- a CDS encoding ABC transporter permease, producing MPPNQDALPYPTPFKALFLAALSGLIAYMVVVIVGLVAYPPLPALLDSLASPEILFAVELSLVTSAISTALCVTAAVPVAYSLARFSFPGRRIANTIFNIPLALPPLVAGVALLIFYGPSTFGRMLSAWGLDVVYTPLGIIVAQFFVNLPYMVRVTRSAFETINPRYEYVARTLGCTEWGAFRQVTLPLARNGLIAGLVITWSKSIGEFGAVLMLAGATQMKTETLPIALFLNMSTGDLDLAIAASVILIVISVASLSVFERYSGTREVF from the coding sequence GTGCCCCCGAACCAAGATGCCCTCCCCTACCCCACGCCGTTCAAGGCGCTCTTTCTCGCCGCCCTTTCCGGCCTGATCGCCTACATGGTCGTCGTCATCGTCGGCCTCGTGGCCTATCCGCCGCTCCCGGCCCTCCTCGATAGTCTCGCATCCCCCGAGATCCTCTTTGCCGTCGAACTCTCGCTCGTCACCTCCGCGATCTCCACCGCCCTCTGTGTAACCGCCGCCGTGCCGGTCGCCTACTCGCTCGCCCGGTTCTCGTTCCCCGGCAGGAGGATCGCGAACACCATCTTCAACATCCCGCTCGCCCTCCCGCCCCTCGTAGCGGGCGTGGCGCTGCTCATCTTCTACGGCCCTTCAACGTTCGGACGGATGCTCTCCGCCTGGGGGCTCGACGTCGTCTACACCCCGCTCGGCATAATCGTCGCCCAGTTCTTCGTCAACCTCCCCTACATGGTCCGGGTCACCCGGTCGGCCTTCGAGACGATCAATCCCCGCTACGAATATGTCGCCCGGACACTCGGCTGCACCGAGTGGGGTGCGTTCCGCCAGGTCACCCTGCCTCTCGCCCGAAACGGCCTTATCGCGGGCCTGGTCATCACCTGGTCGAAGTCCATCGGCGAGTTCGGCGCGGTCCTCATGCTCGCGGGGGCCACGCAGATGAAGACCGAGACCCTGCCCATCGCGCTCTTCCTGAACATGTCGACCGGGGATCTCGACCTCGCCATCGCCGCATCCGTCATCCTGATCGTCATATCGGTGGCGTCGCTCTCCGTCTTCGAACGGTACTCCGGTACCCGGGAGGTCTTCTGA
- a CDS encoding rubredoxin codes for MDSYRCTLCGYVYSPAVGDFDHGVKAGTAFEDLPETWKCPRCGAPKSRFKKV; via the coding sequence ATGGATTCATACCGCTGCACGCTGTGCGGCTACGTTTACAGTCCTGCTGTCGGCGACTTCGACCATGGCGTCAAGGCCGGCACGGCCTTCGAAGACCTGCCCGAGACCTGGAAGTGCCCCCGGTGCGGTGCGCCGAAGAGCCGGTTTAAGAAGGTTTAA
- a CDS encoding ABC transporter ATP-binding protein, giving the protein MLGIAGLSKRLGDFTLTDVNLTVADAEYFIILGPTGAGKTILLETIAGIYAPDAGTITLDGLDVTATDPKDREVGMVYQDYMLFPHLTVAENIGFGLLQRKTEPARIRESVQEIAGLLGIGHLLERTPGTLSGGEQQRTAIARALVLRPRVLLLDEPLSALDAVTRDRLREELKAVHRATGTTVVHITHHFEDVFALADRVAVMQDGRIVQTGTPDEIFRRPATEFVAAFTGMENVYCGVSRVRNGEAAIDLGEIVVRTVTAIEGDVCVGIRPEEVILSRQPFESSAANTFQGTVTAIRHNGVFSRVVVDTGLPFVAVLTPQSVARLGLVEGEPAYVTFKASAVHVFKR; this is encoded by the coding sequence ATGCTCGGGATCGCCGGACTCTCCAAACGCCTCGGGGATTTCACGCTCACCGATGTGAACCTGACCGTCGCGGACGCCGAGTACTTCATCATCCTCGGCCCGACCGGCGCCGGGAAGACGATACTCCTTGAGACGATCGCGGGGATCTACGCTCCCGACGCGGGAACGATCACCCTCGACGGCCTCGATGTGACCGCCACCGACCCGAAGGACCGGGAGGTCGGCATGGTCTACCAGGACTACATGCTCTTCCCCCACCTCACGGTCGCGGAGAACATCGGGTTCGGCCTCCTGCAACGTAAGACCGAACCCGCCCGCATCCGGGAGAGCGTGCAGGAGATCGCAGGCCTCCTCGGGATCGGCCACCTTCTTGAACGCACGCCGGGGACGCTCTCCGGCGGCGAGCAGCAACGGACGGCGATCGCCCGGGCGCTCGTCCTCCGGCCCCGTGTCCTGCTCCTCGACGAACCGCTCTCGGCGCTCGACGCCGTCACACGGGACCGGCTCCGGGAGGAACTGAAAGCCGTTCACCGGGCGACCGGGACGACGGTCGTCCACATCACCCACCACTTCGAGGACGTATTCGCCCTCGCCGACCGGGTCGCAGTGATGCAGGACGGAAGGATCGTCCAGACAGGCACGCCCGACGAGATCTTCCGGAGACCCGCCACCGAGTTCGTCGCCGCCTTCACCGGCATGGAGAACGTCTACTGCGGGGTATCACGCGTCCGGAACGGGGAAGCGGCGATCGACCTCGGGGAGATCGTCGTCCGGACGGTCACCGCGATAGAAGGCGACGTCTGCGTCGGCATCCGGCCGGAGGAGGTGATCCTCTCCCGCCAACCGTTCGAGTCGAGCGCCGCGAACACTTTCCAGGGCACGGTCACGGCGATCCGGCATAACGGCGTCTTCTCGCGGGTCGTCGTGGACACAGGGCTGCCCTTCGTCGCCGTCCTGACCCCGCAGAGCGTCGCCCGCCTGGGCCTCGTCGAGGGGGAGCCGGCCTACGTCACCTTCAAGGCATCTGCGGTCCACGTCTTCAAACGGTAG
- a CDS encoding DUF5518 domain-containing protein codes for MADNFWTGVIVGWLVGLVLGFLLPVIGPLIGGFVAGWMVRGGIGNGAKAGLLAGILGAIVIAALLLIGGTVLLGAFGFIAGLGTSLVIIVMAFVYQGLLSLIGGAIAGAIRR; via the coding sequence ATGGCGGATAACTTCTGGACCGGCGTCATCGTCGGGTGGCTCGTGGGACTTGTTCTCGGCTTCCTGCTGCCGGTCATCGGACCGTTGATCGGCGGGTTCGTCGCAGGCTGGATGGTCCGGGGCGGAATAGGAAACGGTGCAAAGGCCGGGCTGCTTGCCGGCATCCTCGGCGCCATCGTCATCGCGGCGCTGCTTCTCATCGGCGGCACGGTTCTCCTCGGGGCGTTCGGGTTCATCGCGGGCCTCGGAACGTCGCTCGTCATCATCGTGATGGCGTTCGTCTACCAGGGTCTTCTCTCCCTGATCGGCGGCGCCATCGCCGGGGCGATCCGGCGGTAA
- a CDS encoding MFS transporter — translation MEVKQDEEKPYSRRFILILITVVTFLNPFTGSAINLALPAIGAEFSADAAMLAWVASAYLLASVIFLLPAGRLGDSWGRVTVFLLGVVVYTAGSLLTIFTPTLELLLVFRFLQGAGGAMIYANSVALITHLYPPGERGTAIGLNVTAVYAGLSLGPFLGGALTQFFGWRSIFIMTALLAVPALFYANKFPAFLNEQQHEHFDIPGMVLSSALILCLFLGLAWVTTPTGVALLAAAVLLGAAFFRVEQRHPSPLLPVPLLASNRVFAASNGAALINYSATYAVGFLLSLYLQYVRGYEPIAAGTLLLVQPVIQVFVAPISGRLADRIQPGLVASVGMALSAVALFGFSFLSPTMPIAAIVALLVLLGVGVGIFSSPNTTAIMGSVTKRDYGCASAMTAMMRSLGMMLSMGAVLVVFAVVMGSTIVTPAVFPDFLLSLHLIFLALAVLSAFGVVLSLRRNKC, via the coding sequence ATGGAAGTGAAGCAGGACGAGGAGAAACCATATTCGCGAAGGTTTATCCTGATCCTCATCACCGTCGTCACGTTCCTCAACCCGTTCACGGGTTCCGCGATCAACCTCGCCCTGCCGGCTATCGGGGCTGAGTTCTCCGCCGACGCCGCCATGCTCGCCTGGGTCGCCAGTGCCTATCTCCTCGCGTCGGTCATCTTCCTCCTCCCGGCAGGGAGGCTCGGCGACTCATGGGGGAGGGTCACCGTCTTCCTGCTCGGGGTCGTCGTCTACACCGCCGGCTCCCTTCTTACCATCTTCACGCCCACGCTCGAACTGCTCCTCGTCTTCCGCTTCCTGCAGGGGGCCGGCGGCGCCATGATCTACGCAAACAGCGTGGCCCTGATCACCCACCTCTACCCGCCCGGCGAACGCGGCACCGCCATCGGGCTGAACGTCACCGCCGTCTACGCCGGGCTCTCGCTCGGGCCGTTCCTCGGGGGTGCCCTGACCCAGTTCTTCGGCTGGCGGAGCATCTTCATCATGACCGCGCTCCTCGCCGTCCCGGCTCTCTTCTACGCCAACAAGTTCCCGGCGTTCTTGAACGAGCAGCAGCACGAGCACTTCGACATTCCCGGGATGGTCCTCTCCTCCGCCCTGATCCTCTGCCTCTTCCTGGGCCTGGCCTGGGTGACCACCCCGACCGGCGTGGCGCTCCTCGCGGCGGCCGTCCTGCTCGGGGCGGCCTTCTTCCGGGTGGAGCAGCGGCACCCCTCTCCCCTCCTCCCGGTCCCGCTGCTTGCGTCGAACCGGGTCTTTGCCGCCTCGAACGGGGCCGCCCTGATCAACTACAGCGCCACGTATGCGGTCGGATTCCTCCTCTCCCTCTACCTCCAGTACGTCCGGGGCTACGAACCCATCGCCGCGGGCACCCTGCTTCTGGTCCAGCCGGTGATCCAGGTCTTCGTCGCCCCGATCTCGGGCCGCCTCGCCGACCGGATACAGCCCGGGCTCGTCGCCTCGGTGGGGATGGCGCTCTCGGCCGTGGCCCTCTTCGGCTTCTCCTTCCTCTCTCCGACGATGCCGATCGCCGCGATCGTCGCCCTTCTGGTCCTGCTGGGGGTGGGAGTCGGGATCTTCTCGTCCCCGAACACCACCGCCATCATGGGCTCCGTCACGAAGCGGGATTATGGGTGTGCCTCCGCGATGACGGCGATGATGCGGTCGCTCGGCATGATGCTCAGCATGGGAGCGGTTCTCGTGGTCTTTGCGGTCGTCATGGGGTCGACCATCGTCACGCCGGCGGTGTTCCCGGACTTTCTGCTGAGCCTGCACCTGATCTTCCTCGCGCTCGCGGTCCTCTCGGCCTTCGGAGTTGTTCTCTCGCTCCGCAGGAACAAATGCTGA